The window TCACTATGATGGCTTTTACTGAAATGATCAGCTAGCAAATGTGACACTTAACTGGCCCTCATTAGGTTTCAGAATTAGCATTTCAGGAAAGTAAATGGAAGGCAATTATCACTTCTTGGTCTTACTATTTCTAATTGTCTTATGTTTCCAATCATTTTGGGTGAAGTCAACCAGACTTAGTCAATTCATGGGTACTTAAGATGTTAtaggaaaaaacccagacatTAATAATCTTTAAAACTGGTCTACCTAATGACAGATTCATCCTTACACCAATCAAAGACCCATTTTTCTTGTGCACTCAGGGTTTTGCCCTTCAATCTTGCTTATGCACATGTGTCTTGCTACCAAAGGCCTGTTAATTTATAACATCCAGATACACTAAAAAACTGGTGAGAGCTAAAAAGAATTGCCTCCTCCCCAGACAATTACAAGAGCATGTCTGTCTAAACATACttttagagagaaaaagaaaatgatggcACTTACCTCCAACACCATTACAGCGAGATGTCATTTCCCAGAGGACCAAAGCCATGGAGTACACATCTGTTTGTTTAAAGGACTCCACATTCTCCAGGTTCATCCTGGACTCTAGAACTTCAGGGGCCATGTACCTTGCTGTGCCAACCTACAGGAGAGGAGATCAGGGAAAGCTCAGGAGCTGAAACTGTAAATCACAGTTTGGATTCTGCTGGGatttaatttcagctttcaCAGAAACGGTGCCATTTGACATGTATCCAGAAATTCTGGCCATACTTGGCACAGGCTGTATTTTCTGCTGCCAGGGGAATCTGGCAGTGTCCTGACTACTAACTTATTTGCACCTCTCtcttggtaaagaaaaaaaaaagaagcccttTTTAGTTCCTTAAGCAAATAATTTTGACACTGACAAACTCTCTCACTCTTTGGCTGTTCCCAGATAAACTCTGTCCTTCGGGCCTGTCTTCCCAATGAGCAAAAAACACACTGTACTCTTTTGCACTGCATATTACAGTGttagctgtttcttttcatggtAGGCTTAAAAGGAAAGTGGGAAATGCAGGCCtggcagaagaaagcaaatacacaaATAGTGAATGCAGAAGCACACATTTGAATCGAACCCAAAGATCAACCCCTTTGTTTCAAAAGCTGTTCTCATAAACTTTATTCATACTGAGGAATTTTCAGCAATGGTTTTAGCTGCTTTGTTGAGATCTAGATTATGACCTTGCGTTACAGAAGACAAAGTTTTAATGTCTGTTTTTATCACAAGAAAGGATTTAGGGAAGAATTTTTTGATCACTCAACAGTTGCTCTGAAATGATAAAGTCTTCACAGGGAAGGTGTCTGGTTAATTGCAGAGATGAACAAGCGCAAGTGGCTGATGAAGTAAGACCTGTGATTTATACAAGCTATTTGCACTACATCTTGCCCATTGGCAAGTAGAACTGCAAGAGATCATTCCAGTTACTGGGTCTGCAATCACAAGAAGCCACGCAGTAAAGGTACATTTCTGAGAGAACTATGACATCCATTTTACAAGCTTTTGTACACGTCTTATCACACCAGGCTCAGTGAAAATGGGAAGATGTTCCACAAAAAGTGCAATGTACCGTAAGAAGGCAACAGGAGAAACAAACGACATGGGTTTGTCACAGACTCTGCAACAGCAGTGAATTTTTATCAACAATATGCAAATGGTAGTAGGATCAAAACCTTTATAAAGAGAGGACAGAAGGAAACCTGTGTGATTAATCCCAAAGTTAAATTCCCTACTAAGTGATCTCTCTGATGAATTTAAAGCCAAGCATTTGAGCAACAGCCTTACACTGAATGGGTACCTGGGACAATCATGTCTCAGCACCACTGAAGTGAccagcatcttcctcctctACAGAACATGAATGCATGGAAACTGCAGCAGATGCTGTTCCTACCCCCTGTTTATTCCCCAACACATAACCCAAGCAGATCTCATCCAAACCTTAAGAAGGATTACCTGTACATGTCCACAGTCCCATACCTACAATCCCTGCTGATTTTAGCAAGAATGGGTCCTAAATACAGATTCATAACATTGTTACAAAGTGCTGTTCTGATCTGACATTTCACACCctctttgcagcagaaaaaatgaTTCTGTAGCTTTGCTGAACAATGGGGGATGAAGCCCTGTAACTGAACAGTacaatgggaaaagcagagagaaaactaCTTGAAGAATGCTATCAAGTTAATCTTATTTCCATCTTTAAGATTTATCATTCCAGTCTGTATATGTTCTTTTATCTGCGTTCAGATTATCAAGTCTTTGGgtcaaagatatttttcctgtatCTTAAGGAAAGGTGACCCCTGAGGCCCAAAGGTATTTTAGATACCTAAACTCCAACAATTTAGAGCTGACATATCCCTCTAGAGTCTGgatattctttctctttgcaaatACCAGTCTGCTTTCAGTTCTTGTTTCTCCAAAGCTTGTAGTGAGGGTGCATCTCTCTTCCCACAGTGACTTTTGAATCTTTTGTACAAGAGATCTTACACTTCTTTTAAGATTCAAATGTTTACAAACATTACCCATCATGGATGGCCAAACTGAAAAGACTGCAAAGGTTCTAACGGGGGAAAAGACAGGTTCCAGCCAGTCACTAAGGGCGCTTGTATTGTATAGTCAATAATGGCTATATTTGCATGATATGGAAGGTACTTGGATAGATCAGAAAGAAGATGGTTTTGTAACCCCAACAACTTGCCTTACTAAGACTGACcagaaaaatggtaaaatacactctttcatttatttcatagGAAGCTAAATGTTTTCTTGAATTAAAAATGGGTCAGCTCCattatatactttaaaaaattgGACCTCCTGGTGGGAAGGATTTGAGTCAAAGGGTAAAGTTTAGAAATTATGCATAACATGAAGGCCAGACCAGTAAAAGCTACAGCACTGCCATTGGCATGTTGGGAAAGTTAAGGGGGCACTACTTGTGTGCTCATAAGAACCAAGGTAGAGGTTGAAGTAGAATCACTTCACACCATCATACTACTTGTCACAGAGGAGAATGACACTTAGCTGGGTCACCCCCAGATTCACTGGAgctaaacaaaatgaaacagggGGCCTCAACACTGATGCCCAAGGACACTGACACCAAAGCAACaacctgctcagagcagctctgctctttgtCATTAGTGTCAGTGTAGACTGTGGAAGTGGCAGTATCAACACTATCCTCCTACTTCCAAGTGTCTGTGAGTGATGCCAGAGAAATCAACTTGAAATAAGGGTCAACTTTAAGCAATCAAAGTGTTTGTGGGGTTGACTTTCAGAGTCCCTGCCTTACACTGCTGAATACTCTGTTTTCACTTTATCCCAAATGGGACCAGTCTTAAGGCTGAGAATATGGTATAATTTCATTTGAACTCCAGAAAGGCCTGTTGAGAAATGGTATGGAACTGTGagtggtgttttttttattctaaatatGGCTCCACTGATTATCATTCATTCCTGGCTCAAAATGAGATCAGGACAGTTGCATCTCACTAAAGAGACTTTCAAAGACAGATTTTCATTAGACAAAAAACAGCAAAGCTCTTGTGAACTCAGCAGAGCACTACTGACTGAAGAGCTGTCCCTGATAAtgttctgaaacaaaatattagTTCCACGTGAAGTGAAAGTCATCTTAAATGAACAGGCTTTGACGGGGcctatgtataaaaatataaaaatccatGTATGTATAATTGAATAATTAGGAATCAAGTAACAAATGGTCTGAATTTATGAGTTTTCATCAGAAGAGCCAATATTTAGAGATGTACTTGAAAAATTTAATCTTTGTTCATAAACATTCCCCTGGCATCCCTGTGAAATAGATGAGTGTTACCCATGCTACCTAGTTGGAAAAGCACAAAAGGGCAATTATTTTTGACATTCTTGCATTTGCTTGTATGTGGAGAATGTACCaaacaagttttatttattttaaataaacaagtttattttcatcatttcaAAGTTATTATCTATCACTTAGTTATCTGCTTACACCTCTTGAGGACAGAAGACAGACTTCACATATGCTGGGGTAGGCCAGGAGTGGGTCTAGTCACACAAAAACTGTAATGCCATCAGGCAAGAAAACTGGCAAAACCTTACTATGTGAAGCACATCTTTATCACATGTCTGTTTGCATTGATTGCTGTTGCTTTAATGTTAAGTTTAGAGTTGTCTGTCTGTAAACACtttcacattaatttttaataattttgagaggcttttttcttttttttttccttttttttttgtttgtcccAGGAACTGAGACCTCAACTGGCACAATGCACAACCCCCTCTTCAAACTTTTAACTTACCTGTCCACTGTTAGCCAAGTCATCCACAGACAAAGAAGGGTCCAGCCTCAGGGATAGGCCAAAGTCACAGAGACAGCAGGTCAAATCATTTTTCACCAGGATGTTGGAACTTTTTAGGTCCCTATGCACAATAGGTGTTTTGGGGCGACCACAGGGTGTGTGATCACTATGTAGATGAGCAATCCCTCGGGCCAAGGACCCACCCAGTTTCCAGAGGTCCTCCCAGCTGATAATGTGCCGTGTGAGATACTCCTGCAAGTTTCCTCTAGCATGGAATGCAGTGATCAACCAGTACTGTTTACCAAGATCTGTCTTACGCTCCTCTGCCGTCAAGAATTGGAGGATGTTCTCGTGCTTGAGGTTTACATCTGAAAATATGTCTTTCTCAGTCTTCCAGGAGGCATATTCTTCATAGGGGAAAATCTTGACTGCCACAGTTTCATACTGCTCTGAtgtgttttgcttcagtttggCTTTATACACTTCAGCAAACCTTCCTTTGCCAACAACAATGTCCAACTCAATGGGCAGCAATTCTGTGTTGTGGTTGATGTTGTTGGCACAGGTAGAACTGATGTCTGAGCGGTCATCATCTAACATAATGGCACAAACATCACTGCAGTCCTTATGCTTCCTGGGCTTAACATTCTTCTCCCATGCTTTGTTGAGTTTCCTCTTCTTATGAGTGCGGTAGGCATAAAAGATAACAATGACAGCAACAGAAATCACCAGTAATGGGACAAGACTTATGATTGCAACTTTGGAAATTTCATCTTTCTCCTCCGGCTTATGAGGGTCATCTGTAAAGAAGAATAGAAGAAAGACATACATTAAATAATGTCATAGCTTTACATATACAGGAGGCtattaataatgataatttCTATTTAGAGTGCAATATATGATCTCTTCCACTGacagtaaataataaaaattgtcACTGCtttcttactttaaaatattgttttggATGCAGGCCTCCACTTACCAGGATTCccctgtttgtttattttataaaaagacAGAACTGAATGAGCAAGAACCTAATGCAatttaatagctttttaaaaattattattattatggatgaaaacttaattttcctCAGCATAATAGCCAGTTTCCTGTATTTACTCTGTCAACATATTCTGAACAGATCTGCCGCTTTATCCAGTAATTactaaaacaaattaatttttctaagataaataaataaacaatgcAGCATGTGAATTCCTACTTGCTTGATTATCACTCCAGATCCAATATATTTCAGTGGGATCCATGTAAAGACATCTTTGGGAAGCCTGCCCACATGCAACTACTGCATGTTAATATTCAAGCACAATATGTATGCCTGCATATGCATCCGAAAAGCAAACCTCATTCTCATACTTTGATGTGAGAGTTCCCAGAACAAATTCAGACACCTGCATGTACACAGGTATTTGAATCCTGCAGGCACAATCAGGCATGTGTGGCACATCGGAATTGTCACCTCCCCATGTACTTTTTGCTTGGATTTGTGTATCTGAAAACTTTCTTTGTGTGTCACTTTCTGGCTGTCCTGTTGTAAAGCAGTAGATGGCTTCTTCCAAACTCTATAGCTGGTGCAGTCCACACACTAACACATTCTCATGTGTAATACATAGAAGCACACAGGGACATATTCTAAAATAAGGAGATACAATGGGAACGGTACCATGTTTCTAGTGGTGAGAGCTGCCCCATCACCTCTAGACGTGACCTTCTAGTTCAGCATTTCTTAAGGAAGATAGACAGTTTAAAAGGGAAcagttttattctgaaaacagATTAAAGAAGGAGGATCAGAGTTTATTTGAACCTGATTTGATCAGACACATGGAAATGTACTCTCCCAGtctatttcttcctttgagTCAGAGCAAATGTACTACATTATCTTTCCATGAAGGAGGGGATTGATTAGAAGAAGCCTGTGAGTCTCACCTCAATGGACTAAAACAACAGGAGGTACAACCAGAGCTAAGCAAGTAGCTTGTGTTGGCAGCATGACACTGGTGGATGTTTACAGTAATGGCACTGACTCATGTTCTGTGTATCAGGCCAAATAAGTCAATACGAAAAGGAAAAGTTTAATAAGCTCTGAAGGAAAGTTGCCACTAACTACATTAGCCACAAGCTTCTGTTTTCCCTACTTTGTGCCTCTCAAAATGAAATGAAGGTGAGAAATGATGAAAGGGGTTAGGGAAAAGAGTTTACAGTTAGAACAAGCAGTACCTCTGGCCCTCCAATTCCACTGGTAatcactttttcatttaaaaaagccAGAAAGCAGCTGGAACCATCAGCTATTCAAAGGCAGGTGATGTGATATCTGAAGGGCATATTCTTTATTTGGAGAAAGACCTGAATCCTGAACCAGGATGGGCTTCCTCCGTTTGAAAGGTTCATCAACCAGATGTAGAGCAAGTAATGCAATCCTAGCCTCTTTCAAAGGGTttcaaggaaaaggaagagtcTTTCTAGCACTGACATTCCCAGCTAGCACAGGTTAGTGGCATTCACTAGAGCACCTACAGaggatgtttttcctttgtttatgCAGAAGGACAGTTTAAGACAATTCCATCTTCCACATATGTACAAACCGCAAATCCTTATTCTCAAGAGCtttcccttggaaaaaaaatgttggtaaatgttaaacaaaaaaaaaaccaaacaaaaaacttagAAGAATCACAGATTGCAGGGACCCCTTCTGCTTCTCACCATGTGGAAGagtgaaaaaaccccaacttctttttttttttttaatggcccTTACTGGAAGAATATATTTAGAAAGCCCAATGTCACTGTCAGTAAACAGAAGATTTGCATTGCTTATTCTGATGTGCATTCTTTGCTCTCAGAAAATCTGCTTTACAAAGAACTTGGGAAACAATGCTGTCGGAGGACTGACTACACTGTTTGATGGCTGTTTCAAAGTTTTGGCTGCAAGCAGACTACAACTGCATGAATGCAGCTATGAACTGTAACAATCAGCTAAATAGTTTTGATGAACATTTGGGGTTctcttttgtggttttttttttcttgccacaGAAATGCATGCTTTAAGTTTGGGCTCTGCTCTTGGAACTGAGTAATATGTCATCTACCATATGGTataatttttaaacagagatGAACATGCATGTCTCTTTCAGGCCCTTTAAGCCCTTTTTCTTTGCCACAGAGCTGCAATATGTAGCctagatattttaaaaacaaatgtctTTCTAAATGAGggagaaaacccccaaaaggTATTAGTTCTCTTCCAAATTTCTCCGCATGAGTCCAAGCAGTTGAAGGCAATTGGGTGCATGCTCAGCTCTAACTGAGAACCTTACTCAAAAGCCACCACTCCTTGACTGTTATGGCTACCTTTTTAAGGGTCTCTGATCACCCCTATAATTCCCTAAAGCAGGTTGTCTTTATTTGGCCTACAGCTGAGAAGTCTCCACACAGTTCTTTTGGCTCTTCCTCTTTTTGCAAAAGAGAAAGCTTTGCTTGTGGTGCAGGGGGATTTCTGGGTGGGAGAAACTGTTGATGTCGCAAATGTCActtaaaaaagaatgaaagaaaaaaattaatcaaagcAGAAGCTGAGCAGTTCGGTCACTTCCCCTGAGCACTGCATTGTCCTGCACCCTGCTGCAAAGTGACACATCCGCTTTGCACTGTCCCTTGGAGGAAGTGAGTGAAAAGCATACAGCCACACACCCCCAGCTAAAGCAGCAGGGACATGCTCGTTTTCAGATTTTAAGACACTACAGAAATGCCACTCAAAGCttgagatgtgcaagaatgaGTAGCCAACAGGAAGAGCTGAGTGTCAGAACTGACAAAGGTGAACCTGTATATTTGTATCTGTATGTTTGCACAGTGGCTAGCCAACATTTTCTGGCTTAACTACAGGAATCTAAGAATAAATATGTTCGTTTGCTTATAAATGAATACCTATAACTTAAACCCTATACTTTGAAAAATGGGAGTGCTAATTCCTCTCACTGAGCTCCAGAATGAGCAAAACCTGGCTGCAAAGGCAGGCAATGAAACAGTTAAGTGAAACAGTCTTTCAGGTTTTGGAAATGTGCTCTTAAATAATTTTCCCCACCCAGAACTATTTTTTAGGTGGCTCAGTCTTTTCTTAAGCTTCAAAAGAGCCTATTAATATAGCATAACAATAGAGAAGTTGAGCTAAAAGAAAGCTTCCTGTATGTGGTTTAAACTAAGCACAAGCCACCTGCACAATCCTTAACACTACCTAAGCCTTTAGGGAATAGAGCTCAGGTGccaaggaaaatggaaacacTGTACAGTCCCTGTTCAGTCAGAAAGCTTCAAAGCACAAGAGCCTACAAATTCATGAGGTCGGATTGGGTGTCTTTGAACTTCGATGTCACTGAACCTTGGAAACAAGGAATAAAACAATGGTAGTAAAATTAAGAACCTGCACTTTAATGCACAGGGCAGCAGAATTGCACAACCAGTACTGATAGAACTacttcagtgctgtttgctCTTTGTGCAAGTTCTAAAGTTGCTGCCTGCCCAAGTGCTGCTCAAAGCCACATAGCAAGGCAAGAATATATTTGATACTGGCAGAACTCAAGTGATGTATTTGCATCTGATGTATTGAAAGCTTGTCTAGTGTCTTCAAAACCTCCAGAAATGCAGTCACAAAATATGGGCTTGGATCTAGAACTGTGATATACTTATTTTGCAAGCTCCTGAGACACAAAGCAGCCCTTTGAGCTGACTGGAGGACAACTCTGTTTTGCAGCAATTTTGAGGTTTCAAAGTTTGGTTTCAATTCCATGCTGGAATGAAAACTAACACTTTTTGAATGCTTTTGCAAAAATAGAATTCTGTTCAAATCTTGCAATTTGGCAAGAGATGTGAGTGCTGAAACCCCATCAGTGAGGGGACTAGTCAGGGGTATGTGAGCTCCAAATTCAAGTCCTGTTCTGATTCATGGAAGAGCTTTTCATCTCTGATTATTCTGAATTAGGCAAAATAAGTGTTTGAAACTTATGTGTGGACCAATTCCTGAGCAAGACACTCGgcaaaaaaatatggaaaagtcTCCCCATCTCTTTAGTGCTACTTTCTGGATGAAAACTAATTCcataaaatgcttcattttcagtgaaatgaagTTTCAATCTGAGCAGCTGTTCAGGGTAATTTAGTTTATCGCTATTGAAGAATCCTCAAGTGAGAATGAAATTCTTTAGTTCAGTGGAGTATCTCATGTACCTTCCTGATTTTGGTCCTTTTAGAATTAAATGGTTTGGAAAtcttcagcaaaacatttttagaTGGGAAATgttgattttcagaaaaaaaaatctgcttttgacATTCCTGTCCTTTTCCGTGGAACCCCTAACTTGAGGATAAAAGTGACATGAAAGTTGATccatcttttgtattttaaaacttctgCCAATTTTACTGGCATTGTTTTTTTTGGGCTTTGTGAATGGGGGGTGGAGAGCTTTTTTACTGTGGGGAGTGTGCTTTCTCCCTAGAAAAATAGTTGATCCTGACACAACTTGttacttgagagaagagaccagccctcacctcactacaacctcctttcaggtagttgtatAGAGCAATAATGTTTCCCCTGAACCTCCTtctctccagactaaacaaccccagtttcCTCAGATGCttctcatcacacttgtgctttACACCCTTCATCAGCTTTGTTATCCTTCTTTGAACCCACTCCAACACCTCAGTATCTCTCTTGTCATGAGCGGTccagaaatgaacacaggagttgaggtgcagcctcaccagtgcacTTAGAATCACTGAATCTCATACCATTGGCCTCGGCCCATCAATCCAGTgtgtccagatccctctgcagagccttcccaccctccagcagatcaacactcctgccCAGCTTAGTGTCATCTGCAGACTTACTGAGGGTGTACTCAATCCCCTTGTCCAGATAGTTCATAAAGGTATTAAGCAGAACTGGCCCCATCACTGAGCCCTTGTAACTGGCTGGCAATTGGATTTAACTCTATTCACCAGCACTCTTTGGGATAGCCATCCAGCCCATTTTTTACCCAGCAAAAAGTACACCTGTCCAAGTCATGAGCAGGCATATTCTCTAGGAGAATGCTGTAGGAAATGGCGTCAAAAGCTTTACTAAAGTCTACACGGATTTTAAATCTACAGCATGTCCCTCAAAGACAGTGAAAGTGACAAGGTAAAGCCACCTCTAAGAGCCCCTTTCTAAAGCTGTCTTTCTAAAGCACTGCCATCTGCATGGTTCAGAATTTGGGCCCCTAAGAATGTTTGCTCAGATGTGTGGGAACTCATTCATTTCACCTTTTGGTTATTTGCCAGCCTGAATGGTGCTCAGCAGTCAACATATGGCTGGCAAAACAGCACTTAGTGCAGGCAATTGCCCAGTGCCACCACTTACCCATTTCCCTGAGAGGGAGTAAGGCAGAAGTATGAGCAGTTTTTTTGGAGAGCACTGGCACACAAACTGCTGCTGCCCCTAGGGGCCTACAGCTTTGCCCTTGGGACATGACTACCCATGATCAGATGATCAGGACTCAAGACATCTGTGTTATACTCAGGGAAAATCCCCCAGTTACGTGACCCAGTTATGTGTGTTATATATTTGAAGAGTCATGCACATGCATCTGTCATCTGAAGGGAATGCAGTCACAGGGGTGGGGGGCAGCCAACTTGATTGCTCTGGGTGGCTTACTTTTGTAGAGGGGCTAGGCAGCAATGATGTAATGGATATTTTAGCTATTGTAAGcagaatttcatttttcaaCTGATTGCCAAGTATGCTATTCAGCACCCAGGAGGTTTTAAGAAACTCTTAAGCTCTAAGGCAGAACAAATAGTTTGTTGCTGTTATATTCCCTCACTGCTGGCTAGAAAGTGTAATTCCTTGGTTTGCTAGCACAGTACTCATTTGTTTAAAATCTCCCACCCCTGGATGCATTCCCTTCTTATCTCTTCCATTATAGCAGGTCACTTCACCGTGTGCACACAGCAACTCTCACACATGTTGACTTTTGAAGCTGAGTTTTCCTGCTCAGCAACAGGAAAGCCGACATATTCTAACTTTACACAATGtcactgtgtttctgtgatacaTGCCTCAGTTATACAACTCAgtgtctgctgctgtttgctggtGGTTTTCTGGAACAAATCAATCTCTCCAGTTTCAGTATGTTCCAACAGATGTAACATTAACCACTATTTTTATTCTCAGACTGAGTTTC of the Melopsittacus undulatus isolate bMelUnd1 chromosome 1, bMelUnd1.mat.Z, whole genome shotgun sequence genome contains:
- the TGFBR2 gene encoding TGF-beta receptor type-2; this encodes MIPCLPRSLRPLLPRLSLWVLMGCSVPALLRAEIMSPVDRTKENGLQMPNLCKFCDIKVTTCSNQHQCKSNCNITSICEKNNEVCVAIWRQNDENVTLETICHDPQKTLYGHVLEDSNSEQCLMREKKEDGGLMFMCSCTGEECNDMLIFPSDDPHKPEEKDEISKVAIISLVPLLVISVAVIVIFYAYRTHKKRKLNKAWEKNVKPRKHKDCSDVCAIMLDDDRSDISSTCANNINHNTELLPIELDIVVGKGRFAEVYKAKLKQNTSEQYETVAVKIFPYEEYASWKTEKDIFSDVNLKHENILQFLTAEERKTDLGKQYWLITAFHARGNLQEYLTRHIISWEDLWKLGGSLARGIAHLHSDHTPCGRPKTPIVHRDLKSSNILVKNDLTCCLCDFGLSLRLDPSLSVDDLANSGQVGTARYMAPEVLESRMNLENVESFKQTDVYSMALVLWEMTSRCNGVGEVKEYEPPFGSKVREHPCVESMKDSVLRDRGRPEIPSSWLHHQGIQMVCETLTECWDHDPEARLTAQCVAERFSEFKHHDKLSGRSCSEEKIPEDGSVTTAK